A window of Actinomycetota bacterium genomic DNA:
AAAATCTCTTTTATAAACGAGATAGCAAATATATGTGAAAAAGTAGGGGCAGATATTTTAATGGTTGCAAAAGGAATAGGGCTTGATTCAAGAATAGGTCCGAAATTCCTAAATGCAGGCATCGGATGGGGAGGCTCTTGCTTTCCAAAAGATGTTTCAGCTCTTGCTTATATAGCTAATGAATACGGCATGACTCCCCAGATTCTAAACTCTGTTATAAATGTTAATAAAGAACAAAGACTTAAAATAGTGAAAAAAGTGCAGGATGAATTAAAAATAGTTAAAGGGAAAACCATTGCAGTGCTTGGGATAGCTTTTAAACCTGATACGGATGATACAAGAGAAGCTCCTTCAATTTCCATAATGAATAGTCTTGTAAATCTTGGTGCAAAAATAAAGGCATATGATCCCATAGTTAAATCCAGACCAGATACTCTAAGTGAAAAAGTTGAGATGGTTGAAGATATGTACTCAGCTATTGATAATTCAGACCTTGTTATACTTGCAACTGAATGGAATGAATTCAAAAAACTGGATTTTATAAAAGCCAAATCCATGATGTCGCATAATATTTTTATTGACGGAAGAAATATGTTTGATAAGAAGGCTTTGGAGGATATCGGTTTTAGATATATAGGCATAGGAAGATAAAATGAAAAACAAAAAAACAGCCCTTGTGACTGGCGGTGCAGGTTTTATTGGAAGCCATATATGTGATTTTCTTATTGAAAATAAATATAAAGTTATCTGTATGGATAACCTGATAACCGGTTCTTTAAGAAATATTGATCATATAACAGATGATGATTTTATATTTATCAATCATAATATTACTGATGAAATAAATATACCCGGACCTGTTGATTTGATTTTTCATTTTGCATCTCCTGCAAGTCCTATTGACTATCTGCAGCTTCCAATACAGACATTGAAAGTTGGCGCAATTGGAACACATAATGTTCTGGGTCTTACCAAAGCAAAGAGAGCAAAAATGATACTGGCATCTACTTCAGAAGTTTATGGAGATCCAAAAATACATCCTCAGACTGAAGAATACTGGGGAAATGTTAATCCTGTAGGACCAAGAGGAGTCTATGACGAAGCTAAAAGATTTGCCGAAGCTCTTGTCATGGCTTATCACAGGCAGCAGGGTCTTGATACCCATATAGTAAGGATTTTTAACA
This region includes:
- a CDS encoding SDR family oxidoreductase, whose amino-acid sequence is MKNKKTALVTGGAGFIGSHICDFLIENKYKVICMDNLITGSLRNIDHITDDDFIFINHNITDEINIPGPVDLIFHFASPASPIDYLQLPIQTLKVGAIGTHNVLGLTKAKRAKMILASTSEVYGDPKIHPQTEEYWGNVNPVGPRGVYDEAKRFAEALVMAYHRQQGLDTHIVRIFNTYGPRMRKNDGRAIPAFISQALKNKEITVFGNGKQTRSFCYISDQINGIFRLINSDYHFPVNIGNPDEMTILELAEKIKEVCNSSSKIVYHELPVDDPMVRRPDISKAEKILNWKPEVNFEEGIEKTIEWFRNN
- a CDS encoding UDP-glucose/GDP-mannose dehydrogenase family protein: KISFINEIANICEKVGADILMVAKGIGLDSRIGPKFLNAGIGWGGSCFPKDVSALAYIANEYGMTPQILNSVINVNKEQRLKIVKKVQDELKIVKGKTIAVLGIAFKPDTDDTREAPSISIMNSLVNLGAKIKAYDPIVKSRPDTLSEKVEMVEDMYSAIDNSDLVILATEWNEFKKLDFIKAKSMMSHNIFIDGRNMFDKKALEDIGFRYIGIGR